The genomic DNA CCCACCACCCCGGGCGCCTCCGCGGCCGGCGGGAGCAGGACAAGGGGGCGGTACCACCGTCATGAAGAGGATCCTCGTGGCCCCGGACCCGGGGTACCTCCGGTTGAGGAACGCGACCCGCGCCGTCCTCGGCATCGGGCTCGCCGTCACGGCCACCGAACTGGCCGGACTGTCGCTGACCGCGTCCATCACCGGCGGCCTCGCCGCGCTGCTCGCCCTCTTCACCGTCGCCGACGGCACCCGCAGAGCCCAGCGGACCACCACCGCGCTGCTGCCCGCCGCCGGTTTCCCCGCCCTCGCGCTCGCCACCGCCCTGCACGACCTGCCCCTCGGCCGGGACGCCGCGTTCCTCGCCGTGGTCTTCTGCGGCGTCTACGCCCGGCGCTGGGGGCCGCGCGGCCACGCGCTCGGCATCTTCGCGTTCATGCAGTTCTTCGTGGTGCAGTTCCTCCACGCCACCCCGGCGCAGCTGCCCGGCCTGTACCTCGCCACGGCCGTCTCCCTGGCCGTGGCCGGCGCCGTGCGGTTCGCCCTGTGGCCGATCGAGCGCCGGACCCCGCCGGCCCCCGCGCCCGCGCCGCTGCCCGGGCGCGGCCTGGCCCGGCCGACCACCCGCCAGGCCTTCCAGACGACCGTCGCCTGCGCCTGCGCCCTCGCCGCCGGCCAGGTCCTCTCCGAGGAGCGCTGGTACTGGGCGGTGGGAACCACCTGGTGGATCTTCGTCAACACCGCGTCGCGCGGCGAGGCCCTGGTACGGGGCTTCCGGCGTGTCCTGGGAACCGCCCTCGGCATCCTCGCCGGCCTGGTGGTCGCCCTGCCCCTGCACGGGGCGCCCGCCCCGACGGCGGCCCTCGTCGCCGTGTGCGTCTTCGGCGTCTTCTACACGGCCCCCGTCTCGTACAGCTGGATGATGCTCGCCGTGACGCTGATGGCCGGGCTGCTGTACGGGCTGCTCGGCGTGCTCACCCCGGGCCTGCTCGTCCTGCGCGCCGCCGAGACCGGGGTCGGCGCGCTGTTCGCGGCGCTCGCCGTGACCTTCGTCCTGCCGGTCACCACCCACGCCACCAACGACGCCTGGATCCAGCGCGCCCTGCTCGCCGTGCGCCGCTGCACCGCCGAGGCCGCCGAACGGCTCGCCGGCTCGCCCACCGCCGACCCCGCCCCGCACGCCGCCGAGCTGGAGGTGCTGCTGGGGCGCGTACGGCTCGCCCTGGCGCCGCTCGTCCACCCGCTGAGCCCCTTCCGCGACCGCAAGGACCGCGCCCGCCGGGTGCTCGCCCTGCTCGACGACTGCGCGCGGGAGGTACGGGGCCTGGCCGCGGTGGTCGCCGACCCGGACGCCAGCCACGACGCCCGGCTCGCCGCGGCGTGCCGTCGGGTCGAGGCCGCCGTGGAGGCCCTACTCGAAGGACGCGCGCGGGCGCGCGGGTCCGCCGGCCGCGACGCCGAGGCGGCTCCCGCCCCCGCGGCGGCCGGGGCGCCCCGGCCGCGCCGGTGCTGGCGCACCTGCGCGACCTGGAACGGCTGCTGGCCGAGCTCGACGGGCCGCTGCGCACGGCGCCCCGCTCCCTCCCGGTGCGCTCCTGAGCCGCGCCGCCGCGCCCGCCGGGCGGCCCGGGGCGGCGGACGGTACGCCCCGCCCGGCGCCCGGCCCCGCGTGAACACGGGGAGGGCCCGCACCGGAGTGCGGGCCCTCCCCGTACGGGTCCCTCCCCGCCGCGGCCGGTCAGCGGGCGGGGGCCTCCTGCTGCTGCCGGGGGGAGATGCCCAGCAGCGTCATGTACCTCGACAGCGCCAGCCTGCCGATCGCCGGGTACGCGCCCAGCGGCCCGGCGGCCGGGCAGCCCGCCGCCTCGGCCGCGGCGTCCAGCAGCCCCGCGGCCAGCTCCGGGCCGACCAGGTACGGGGCGACCGCGAGCTGCACCGAACCGGATTCGCGCAGCTGCCCGGCGACCGCCGCCACCGACCCCTCCTCGTCCAGGGCCGCCGCCATCACCGGCACGGCCAGCCGCGCCGCCAGCAGCATGCCCGTGATCCCGGCCGCCTGCACGGCCTCGGTGCCGCCCGTCGTCGCCAGCACGATGCCGTCCGCCGCCGTCGCGACCGTGAACAGCCGCGCCCGGTCGGCGCGCGCCAGCCCGGCCTCGGAGAGGCGCACGTGCAGCGCCTCGGCCAGCAGCGGGTGCGGGCCCAGCACGTCGGCCAGCTCCGCCGGCACGCCGCTGTCGGCGACGGCCCGCCGTATCCGGTCCGTCAGCGCGGCGTCCGGGCCGACCAGCAGCGGTACGACGACGGCGGCCGGGCCCCGGGGCTCGGCGACCTCGCGGCCGGCCGCCCTGGCCAGCTCGTACCGGTCCGCGCGCAGCACCGAGGCGCGCCGCAGGACACCGGTCAGCGACGCGTACTCGGCGTCGTCCCCGTCCAGGAAGCCGACCGCGGCCTCCAGCCCCGGCAGTTCGGAGCGCGCGATGCTCACGAGTTCCTCCGCCAGGCCGCGCGCGGCGGCGGAAGGCTCGCCGGGGACGGCGAGGACGAGTGCGGGCGCGCCCTCGGGCGCCGCCAGGGGTTCGGGGCGACGGTGCCGCCCGGGCTGGCGGGGGCGCGGCATTCGTACAGGCAGGCCAGCGGGCCCAGTGGGGGAGCTCATGGCGCCGCATGCTACTGCTTCCGCCCGCAGCGCTGTTCGGGGAGGGGCGTTCCCGCCCTCAATGGGCAGTTTGTCGGAAGGGCCGGTCAGTCGCCGTACGTGTCCAGGAGGCCGGGCTCGCGGGGCAGCGCCGGCGCGTCCGCGGCGAGCGCGGCGGCGATCGCCAGCGCGCCGGACAGGGAATCGCCGGCCGCCGGCACCGGCCGCGCGCCGGGGAGCCGGCGCGCCAGTTCGTCCCGCAGGGGCGCGAGCAGGGGAGCGCCGATCCGGAACAGGCCGCCCGTCAGGGCCACGTCGCCGGCGCCCCCCGCCGGGTGCACGGCGGCCGCCGCCTCGGCGATGTGCCGGGCCGCGCGGGCGAGGACGTCCGCGGCGACCGGGTCGTCCGCCGCGTGGCGGGCCACCTCCGGGGCGAACGAGGCCAGGACGGCGGCCCGGTCCGGGCGCGGATACAGACGCCCCGGCAGTCCCCCGACGGGCCCGAACAGGGCCTCGGCGCGGGCCAGCAGGGCGGGGGAGCCGCCGGGCCGCCCGTCGTGGGCGCGCAGCGCCGCCTCCAGGCCGGCGCGGCCGATCCAGGCGCCGCCCCCGCAGTCGCCCAGCAGGTGCCCCCACCCGTCGGCGCGGCGCCAGCGCACCAGGTCGGTGCCGAGCGCGACGAGCCCGGTGCCCCCGGCGACCACCGTGCCGGGCACGCGGCCCAGGGCGCCCGCGTAGGCGGTCACCGCGTCGGAGGCCAGCGCGAGCCGCCGCACGCCCAGCGCGTCGCGCAGCGCACCGGGCAGCACGGCCCGCAGCGGGTCCCCGAGCCCGGCCATCCCGGCGGCCCCCACGGCGACGGCGACGGGCCGCCGCCCGCCCGCCCCCGCCTCCGCCAGCAGCGTCCGGGCGGCGGACGCCAGCCGCTCCAGCAGCCATCCGGCGTCGATGCCGCCGGGCCCGGTGGGCACCGGGACGCCGAAGGTCCGCGCGGCCGCGGCCCGGGGCGGAGGGCCCGCCGCCGGGGTGGCGCCGTCCACCGCCGCGAGGGCGACGCGCAGGCCCGAGCCGCCCGAGTCGACGCCCAGGATCCACGCGCCGCCCGGGGTCACGGCAGGCGCCAGTCGACCGGCTCCGCCCCCTGACGCAGCAGCAGGTCGTTCGTACGGCTGAACGGACGCGAGCCGAAGAAGCCGCGGTCCGCCGACATGGGGGAGGGGTGCGCCGACTCGAGGGCCGGGAGGTCGCCCAGGAGCGGCCGCAGGTTGCGGGCGTCGCGCCCCCACAGGACCGACACGAGCGGCTTGCCGCGCGCCGCCAGCGCCCTGATGGCCTGCTCGGTGACCTCCTCCCAGCCCTTGCCGCGGTGCGCGCCCGGTGTGCGCGGCGCCGTCGTCAGGGCCCGGTTGAGCAGCAGCACCCCCTGCCGCGTCCAGGGCGTCAGGTCGCCGGTGGACGGCCGGGGCAGGCCCAGGTCGGCGTGGAGTTCGCGGAAGATGTTCTCCAGGCTGCCCGGCAGCGGCCGCACGTCCGGCGCGACCGAGAAGCTCAGCCCCACCGCGTGCCCCGGCGTCGGATAGGGGTCCTGACCGACGATCAGGACCTTCACCTCGTCGAACGGCTGCCGGAACGCCCGCAGGACGTCCGGTCCGGCCGGAAGGTACGTGCGCCCCGCGGCGATCTCCGCGCGGAGGAAGTCCCCCATCGCCGCGACGCGTCCGGCCACGGGGGCGAGGGCTTCGGCCCAGCCGGGCTCGAGGATCTCTCTCAACGGTCTTGCTGCCACGGCCGTCACTCTACTGGCGTACCGCGGTCCTCACGTCACCCGACGACCGCCGCCCGCACGCACAGCACGTCCGGGAGGTGCGCGGCCAGTTGCCGCCAGCTGTCGCCGTCGTCGGCGCTCGCGAAGACCTCGCCGTTGCGGTTGCCGAAGTAGAGCCCCGCGGGGTCGGCGCCGTCCGTGCACATCGCGTCGCGCAGCACCGTGCCGTAGTGGTCGTCCTCCGGCAGGCCCCGCGACAGGGCCTCCCAGCCGCCGCCCGCGTCGCTCGTCCG from Streptomyces sp. MRC013 includes the following:
- a CDS encoding CbiX/SirB N-terminal domain-containing protein; protein product: MSSPTGPAGLPVRMPRPRQPGRHRRPEPLAAPEGAPALVLAVPGEPSAAARGLAEELVSIARSELPGLEAAVGFLDGDDAEYASLTGVLRRASVLRADRYELARAAGREVAEPRGPAAVVVPLLVGPDAALTDRIRRAVADSGVPAELADVLGPHPLLAEALHVRLSEAGLARADRARLFTVATAADGIVLATTGGTEAVQAAGITGMLLAARLAVPVMAAALDEEGSVAAVAGQLRESGSVQLAVAPYLVGPELAAGLLDAAAEAAGCPAAGPLGAYPAIGRLALSRYMTLLGISPRQQQEAPAR
- a CDS encoding BadF/BadG/BcrA/BcrD ATPase family protein yields the protein MTPGGAWILGVDSGGSGLRVALAAVDGATPAAGPPPRAAAARTFGVPVPTGPGGIDAGWLLERLASAARTLLAEAGAGGRRPVAVAVGAAGMAGLGDPLRAVLPGALRDALGVRRLALASDAVTAYAGALGRVPGTVVAGGTGLVALGTDLVRWRRADGWGHLLGDCGGGAWIGRAGLEAALRAHDGRPGGSPALLARAEALFGPVGGLPGRLYPRPDRAAVLASFAPEVARHAADDPVAADVLARAARHIAEAAAAVHPAGGAGDVALTGGLFRIGAPLLAPLRDELARRLPGARPVPAAGDSLSGALAIAAALAADAPALPREPGLLDTYGD
- a CDS encoding uracil-DNA glycosylase yields the protein MAARPLREILEPGWAEALAPVAGRVAAMGDFLRAEIAAGRTYLPAGPDVLRAFRQPFDEVKVLIVGQDPYPTPGHAVGLSFSVAPDVRPLPGSLENIFRELHADLGLPRPSTGDLTPWTRQGVLLLNRALTTAPRTPGAHRGKGWEEVTEQAIRALAARGKPLVSVLWGRDARNLRPLLGDLPALESAHPSPMSADRGFFGSRPFSRTNDLLLRQGAEPVDWRLP